One region of Clostridiales bacterium genomic DNA includes:
- a CDS encoding PcfB family protein: MYNSGDAAEQVVRISLEGTEVALKLTGSAAKNIAAMLYAVWKNRDKNKTKGHQRLSAMLKSGKELKVFTVSEEHLKQFATEAKRYGVVYCALRGKERSADGMVDIMVRAEDASKINRIVERFKLATVDTVSIKRDIEQAKADKTGPSAPEQEKPDKAADDRLLDDLLGAPVQKEKHASPNPAAAKTEKSRPSAPTSEKQSRTAEGTAKFSEERPSVREELREIRESRQKEAAGPGISEPTPAKEPKKQPTTTHKQPSRKKPKKAKER, from the coding sequence ATGTACAATTCCGGTGACGCAGCGGAGCAAGTCGTGCGGATCAGCTTGGAGGGTACGGAAGTTGCCCTGAAGCTGACCGGCTCGGCGGCAAAGAATATTGCCGCCATGCTCTATGCTGTCTGGAAAAACCGAGATAAGAACAAAACCAAAGGCCACCAGCGGCTTTCTGCCATGCTCAAAAGCGGCAAGGAGCTGAAAGTGTTCACCGTCAGCGAGGAGCATCTGAAACAGTTTGCGACCGAGGCCAAGCGGTACGGTGTTGTCTACTGCGCCCTGCGGGGGAAAGAGCGTTCCGCCGACGGTATGGTAGACATTATGGTGCGTGCCGAGGATGCGTCCAAGATCAACCGCATCGTGGAGCGGTTCAAGCTGGCGACGGTCGATACCGTTTCCATCAAGCGGGACATCGAGCAGGCCAAGGCGGACAAAACCGGCCCGTCCGCCCCTGAGCAGGAGAAGCCCGACAAGGCGGCAGATGACCGCCTGCTGGATGACCTGCTGGGCGCACCCGTCCAAAAGGAGAAGCACGCATCCCCAAACCCTGCGGCGGCAAAGACGGAGAAATCCCGTCCGTCCGCGCCTACCTCCGAGAAGCAAAGCAGAACCGCCGAGGGTACTGCTAAATTTTCCGAAGAACGCCCCTCTGTCCGTGAGGAATTGCGGGAAATCCGGGAGAGCAGGCAGAAAGAGGCGGCAGGGCCGGGCATTTCCGAACCCACCCCGGCGAAAGAGCCGAAAAAACAGCCGACCACCACCCACAAACAGCCCTCCCGAAAGAAACCGAAGAAAGCAAAGGAGCGATGA